The Pararge aegeria chromosome 21, ilParAegt1.1, whole genome shotgun sequence genomic sequence CAGACTTAGACACTAAATCTTTAATGCTTCCATCTCACAGCTAATATTTGCGCAACTTAAACTGCCTACTGCGTAAGATCACATTCGCAGTTGTTGGTGCAACGTTTCGAGTGTTAGTAACTAAGTACCCGTGTGCTAGTCGAGTGAGCTTACTTTGTGCAAGGTTAGCTAGTTTGGCTTTAATAGTGTAACAGTAAAGTTCGTTCGGGAACAAAATTAGTCATTGTTTGTTTTGGAACAAAGTTCCTTATGGAACGATGGTTCCTTATGGAGgggtaagatttttatttctagtTCATTTGTGTTCGCTCTAAATATCTAATGTACAGTCTACGTGATTGGTTTATAtggtgatcatcatcatcaacatatcaacccaataccggcccactacaggacacggatctcctcggcaatgagaagggtcgtagtccaccacggaatagtgcagattggtatccaccaatctgcactattGCCacacacacgcctttgagaaaattatggagaactctcaggcatgcaggtttcctcacgatgttttaacaaaaaaattattatctcaagtaggacttttgaaaagtcaagtatctctgtttgtagtgactctaccaccggttcggaaagcagatgcAAGcgagaagcaagtgatattttattacaattgatATCAACCGATGGCAGCTCAATATATCCTAAATAATGACAAAACAAATGATCTAAACAAATATACCTAAAACTACTACAAAGAAGAATGAAGATGCGAGCTTTGACCGCGATACAATTGCTATTGGTGTACTCGAAGCTGGCGTGCAGCACATGGACTCGTGTGCTGGAGACAGATCAGGGCAGTTTGCGGGGCCTGCGCAATGCGAACGGGTACAACCGCTACTTCAGCATACCTTACGCTACGAGTGAGAGGTTCCAGGTAATTTGCTGTATCTACTACTACGATAACGAAATGGAATTGGTTTCGATACATATAACTGTATCATAATACTGTGATGCCCTATCGCATAGTACCCTCTTTTACTAATTCTGTTTTGCCGCTGGAGTTCTCTATCTTTAAAACCTTTATTAGATTCTCATTGACTTTTAGAAGAACCAACTTAACGGTTATtctctttaaataaagtaaataaaagttgcTAGCTGTAGCCAGTGTTCTTCGTCTGAAttgattatggttttttacaaatcccgcggcAGCCTTTCCCTTTCCTGGGacaaaaagtaacctatgttactttgcgtcctttcaactaactctaagccaaaaatcaagtttattggttgcttagttagggcgttaaggaaggacaaacaaacatagaaacaaaacgaaattataataataagtttattatgttttgtaaaattctaatcctaaaaatattttacagttcCCAAAAGAACCGCCGAAATGGGAAGGAATCTTCAACGCAATAAATCCTTTTAAAAGATGTCCTCAAAGAATAGCCTACTTCACAACTGGTACGGAGGACTGCCTATACCTCGACGTGTACACCCCAGACAAAGCAAAACCTTCAAGCAAGTTTCCTGTTATGGTTTTCTTCCATGGCGGGGCTTACTATGAAGGGAGTAAAGAACTTTACGACCCAGAGTTCCTAGTCACGAAAGGAATAGTAGTTGTAATAATTAACTATAGACTCGGGGTGCTGGGATTTTTATGCTTACATGATATTTCAAACTTGGGTTTAAGAGATCAAGTTGCGGCTTTAATATGGGTCAAAAGAAACATAGCAGCGTTTGGAGGTGACCCTGATAATGTGACTTTGTGTGGACAAAGCGCTGGCGCTAGTTCAGCATCACTACATTTGATGTCCGAATTAAGCACAGGACTGTTCCATAAAGCCATCCTCATGAGCGGAACAGCGTTATCAACATGGGCTTTCAATCTAGAGCCATTTACAGCTGCTTTAGGTGATGCCAGAAAAATCTCCTCCCCTTCCACAGAAGAAGATGTGTTCAATACTTTTTCTCAGGCTGATTTACAGTTACTCATAGACACTACTCATGACATTTCAGTTAATCCACGCTTTTTTAAGTATTCACCGTGTgtcgattttaattttagcgAACCATTTTTCAAAGACACTCCTTTTAATATTCTAAAAGCTGGCAAATTTAATAAGGTACCAGTAATGATAGGTTATACTGACGAGGAAGGTGGTTTTTTCTACAGATTACTAAGTGAGGACTCGGTCAATGATTTAAGCGATCATTTTAATGATAGATTGCCTTGCGTTTTCTCATGGTGTTCTGAGGAGGAGCGAAGGAAAATTGGTAAAATGATGCGGTCTCATTATTTTGGAGAAGGTTACCTTGACTACCGGACATCTGTTAAAGGTCTGATTGAATACTTCTCCGATTGGATAGCATATGGGTCTATAAACGCGTTTTCAAAAATCATGACACAATATTCGGATCAACCAATTTTCAATTATCAGTTCTCGTATGAGGGCAGTAGGGATTTTGGGAAATTGTTTGCTGGAACGAATTTTAATGGCACTACGCATGCTGGtgaaatcttttatattttcaaaccgATCGGTATATCGTTGCCTTTGTCTAAACAAGACGAAATTATGATTGATCGATTGACAACGCTGATCCGGAACTTTATGAAATTTGGGTAAGTGAACAATATTCTATCaactttcatttaatattttttaactaccTTATCGCTTTACAGATCCCTTGACACAAGTGTCAATACCTACCTtatcaaatcaaaatttattttcaaattcgcttagaatagattagaataaataaataaaaaaaataatatactacgacaatacacactgatgaatatctattattttttatatgaatatttttttatgaataatatagagaaatataaaagacatataaacacccagacactgaaaaacattcctgttcatcacacaaacattttccagttgtgggaatcgaacccacggcttttgactcagaaagcagggtcgctgcccactgcgccaatcgaccgtcagtAAGAATAGTAATCTGCATGCACACAGTGTGTCTACGACTCCGATATCATAGTGAATCAGAACCCAGGTTAATTATATCTCtaactatatttttgtatacctatcttaatttatataaatctcctgtcacgatgtttgtccgcgatggactcctaaactacttaaccgattttaaattaaattggcacaccgtgtgcagtctggtccaacttaagagataggatcgcttagatccttaattatagtcgcaattttatttaattgcaaattatttgtttataattaattgacagtcacatgttttttatatatatcttaatatatataaatcgcctgtcacgatgtttgtccgcgatggactcctaaactacttaaccgattttaaattaaattggcacaccgtgagcagtctggtccaacttaagagataggatcgcttagatccttaattatagtcgcaattttatttaattgcaaattatttgtttataattaattgacagtcacatgttttatatatatatactactatatatactcatttaaggcttagggatactgaatactttaaaaaaaaaatcaaacgcagacgaagtcgcgggcaacagctagtagtatatatatatatatatatatatatatatatatatatatatatatatatatatatatataccggtATTGAGGTACCGGTAATTCCTTAGGTACCCTGGGGTGTCACAGGGAGTACCTAAGAAATTACAATAGTAAGCAATTACGTGGGAAAATAAACAACtgctttctttcttttattcctaaaaaaaaaaatattagtaaaaatgtcCACATAGGTTTTACAACGTTTTATTGATAAGTCTCAATAGCTCAATGGTTTAGAGAATTTGGAAGAACGTCGGTCCAAGACTCAAGGTCTGATCAAAAATAATCTTGCTGGTTGATTTTTTGTGTTTAGTTGAAAATACATAGGCTAAGTAGAAagagaagagaaaaaaaaattgttaactttattgcacaacccagaaaacattttacaaaaggcggacttcaTGCTTAAGCATTTCCAGCCAAACACGCCGCAGTCAAGCTACTAGCCAAAAAACGCGCCAAAAAAACGGGTGAGAGTTTGGCAAAAACATTTTaggaaataaatgataaatcatagaactctaatgcccgttttcactaacgacgaacaaggcaatgcttaaataagtacctaattcCTAATCTTCCTGGTCACACTcgtacatcaaccgttcacaaatagttatcacctaagagttggtggaacattttttttccaaagtCGTCGCCTAAATCAAATCGCCATAAGATGTCATTGGGGCATTGTCtcatgtaaaaaaatgtttgactgATTTCAGAAATCCAACGCCGAAGAAAGCCAAACTAGCACTGCAATGGCCACCGGCTACCGCCAATACGTCAAATATATTCGTGCTGAACAAAGAGATGAAAATAATCAACCGACCGCGCAAAGACCAGAGGGGAGATTTTTTCCTCAAGATGCTCTGCACCTATGGGGAAAAGGGCTATGTGCCGTGCGAGAGTCAAGAAAGGTGCCAGCTTAGATAATAGTACCATAAAGTTAATGAATATGCCctattcagtattttttttcagtaaccGTTCGTGTTCATACAAAACTCATAATTTAACGGCCTCACTATATTTTGGCTTGGTTGGCTCACAAAAGTAATAGAATAGGAGGCTGCCTAGAATAGAATAAGTAAAGTCAAGAcatcatattattatgtttgcaTGCATTTTGACTTGTAGAATGTTTTGCTTGTAATAAGTTTTGTAAGTTTTGTTCAGTATCAAGTATTGTTTGTAGTCATGCGATTAAGCATTCCggtatgatataatttttttaatataatttttatatcattttataaaagtaaaaacaaaattcagaattttgaaaagaaaattttgtttatttaaatttatcctgAGAAATGGAAGCTCGGTTTTACGTCTGCATTGCATCGCCAGGCCAATCGACAATGTGTTGTGTGATCCgcgtttttaacaataaaaacagaCACAGGAATACATACCCTTTCCTTGCCACTATTCTCTGGTTAAAGTAGTACAGTATTAATTCATATACTGATATTCAATAGGTACCTTCCAACATGCCTCTTCTAATTTACCTATCGGGCTCTAGGCCAGATTTGATAGGAAGATTGTTTGATTCCAAATTGGAACATAATGTGGATATCATTCGAGAAATAACGAGGTTAGGTATGTTGtacatgtacctacttatgaGGTCTAGGTACGCTAAACTTAGCGACAGATTGAATGCGTCACCGCAGAACTCTAAACTGCCAATACGCGTTTTCTAGATACGTTCGTAATACATACTACTATTTTCGTAAATATAAAAGgactatacttttattgcaaataaaattGGAGGAATTCAGACGATATTTATGTAATCGATTTGCACGACGACCACAAGTAGAGATTCTGGTCTCAgaggcagaggcaatttgggaatttataattgaattttaccactctaccgacaaagatgtgcaaTCAAGTGTTTAGTTAGCGTTCTGGTAACATGCCgcgtataaaatgtattactgGTCCATACCAGTAATACATTTCTGTTAAGTAGTAGTAGGACTTCTTGTGACAAAGCGCGTCTAGGGAAACCACCGCCATGTTTCGGCTTGAATggcttggttgccggtttaattagaGTTCCATGCGTCCCATGGCTAAGATTTATGGGCAAAGCGAAGTATAATTTCGTTTA encodes the following:
- the LOC120633400 gene encoding esterase E4-like; its protein translation is MKMRALTAIQLLLVYSKLACSTWTRVLETDQGSLRGLRNANGYNRYFSIPYATSERFQFPKEPPKWEGIFNAINPFKRCPQRIAYFTTGTEDCLYLDVYTPDKAKPSSKFPVMVFFHGGAYYEGSKELYDPEFLVTKGIVVVIINYRLGVLGFLCLHDISNLGLRDQVAALIWVKRNIAAFGGDPDNVTLCGQSAGASSASLHLMSELSTGLFHKAILMSGTALSTWAFNLEPFTAALGDARKISSPSTEEDVFNTFSQADLQLLIDTTHDISVNPRFFKYSPCVDFNFSEPFFKDTPFNILKAGKFNKVPVMIGYTDEEGGFFYRLLSEDSVNDLSDHFNDRLPCVFSWCSEEERRKIGKMMRSHYFGEGYLDYRTSVKGLIEYFSDWIAYGSINAFSKIMTQYSDQPIFNYQFSYEGSRDFGKLFAGTNFNGTTHAGEIFYIFKPIGISLPLSKQDEIMIDRLTTLIRNFMKFGNPTPKKAKLALQWPPATANTSNIFVLNKEMKIINRPRKDQRGDFFLKMLCTYGEKGYVPCESQESTKYACTVRTCKGTVNVVVGNIGGWPCFKMVTMSIMFDPPFVFEVAGTLLD